From one Peptoniphilaceae bacterium AMB_02 genomic stretch:
- the ruvC gene encoding crossover junction endodeoxyribonuclease RuvC, with product MIILGIDPGIAIVGYGVIEVDGNKLNMLEYGCITTSSKSDIPTRLRVIYEELIDIIDEHKPDEMAIEELFFNKNVKTAITVGQARGVEILAGVNKGLDIYEYTPLQVKQAIVGYGRAEKHQIQENVKMILNMKQIPKPDDAADALAIAICHSFSLRFKDLYRMK from the coding sequence ATGATAATATTGGGAATAGACCCCGGGATAGCCATTGTCGGATATGGGGTGATAGAAGTCGATGGCAATAAACTTAATATGCTCGAATATGGCTGTATAACAACTTCTTCCAAGTCAGATATACCTACGAGGCTTAGAGTAATATACGAAGAGTTAATAGATATAATAGATGAACATAAACCCGATGAGATGGCTATTGAGGAGTTATTCTTCAACAAGAATGTGAAAACGGCAATAACGGTTGGTCAAGCGCGCGGAGTTGAGATTCTGGCCGGTGTGAACAAAGGCTTGGACATTTATGAATATACTCCGCTACAAGTCAAACAAGCCATTGTTGGCTACGGAAGAGCAGAAAAACATCAAATACAAGAAAATGTTAAAATGATATTGAATATGAAACAAATCCCAAAACCCGATGACGCTGCTGATGCATTGGCAATAGCAATTTGTCACAGCTTTTCACTTAGGTTTAAGGATTTATATAGGATGAAATAG
- the ruvA gene encoding Holliday junction branch migration protein RuvA: MLDYIIGDIKRIGEDYIVLDNNGIGYLINTSSYSISNFTLYETYLVHTHMVVREDAILLYGFYDDEELEMFKLLTTVSSIGPKIGLGILSSLSVSTISKAIRTNDINILTKAPGVGKKTASRIILELSDKIAKMNFKEDAETVEITKMDDEIESAVEALTNLGYIRSDVLKIIRSLNTENMGIEEIIKQCIIRLAR; encoded by the coding sequence ATGCTGGATTACATAATTGGTGATATAAAACGTATTGGTGAAGATTATATAGTGCTGGATAACAATGGGATTGGCTATTTAATTAATACTTCTTCATATTCTATATCAAACTTTACACTATATGAAACATATCTGGTTCATACCCATATGGTAGTAAGGGAAGACGCAATTCTGCTCTATGGTTTTTATGATGATGAAGAATTGGAAATGTTTAAACTCTTAACTACCGTTAGTTCCATCGGTCCCAAAATCGGACTTGGCATACTATCTTCACTTTCCGTTTCTACCATTTCAAAGGCAATTCGTACAAATGATATCAATATTCTTACAAAAGCACCCGGAGTTGGAAAGAAGACTGCATCCAGGATTATTTTAGAATTATCTGACAAGATTGCAAAGATGAACTTTAAAGAAGATGCTGAAACAGTAGAAATAACGAAAATGGATGATGAAATTGAATCTGCAGTTGAAGCACTTACAAATCTCGGGTATATTAGAAGTGATGTATTAAAAATAATTAGATCTCTAAATACTGAGAACATGGGGATAGAAGAGATAATAAAACAATGTATCATCAGGCTTGCAAGATAG
- a CDS encoding zinc dependent phospholipase C family protein: MVEIFAETHKEIARNINKEISRLYNIELDEKRFVWGSVAPDYNPKYKLHRHYADESLDFIVNEIKKLIFLGRFIDIDNEIFDGLSKKLFSRKLGIISHYLSDFVCRPHYERWTFQEAMIKHISYEKKLNQIAEGYKFKINGIEDIELRTDENGKFDINQIVLDFVNRVIDEYSMNPGYDQDLQFAFNLNLRMSYFVLDTIKLYNLERNIQKAFVF, translated from the coding sequence GTGGTTGAAATATTTGCAGAAACACATAAAGAAATAGCAAGAAATATCAACAAAGAAATTTCAAGATTATATAATATAGAATTAGATGAAAAAAGATTTGTGTGGGGTTCGGTAGCTCCTGATTATAATCCCAAATACAAGCTTCATAGACATTATGCTGATGAAAGCTTAGACTTTATAGTAAATGAAATAAAGAAATTAATTTTCTTAGGTAGATTTATAGATATAGATAATGAGATTTTTGATGGTTTATCAAAAAAGCTCTTTAGCAGAAAACTGGGTATAATTTCACATTACCTTTCTGATTTTGTCTGCAGACCACATTATGAAAGATGGACTTTTCAAGAAGCTATGATAAAACATATTAGCTATGAAAAGAAACTTAATCAGATTGCAGAAGGATACAAATTTAAAATAAACGGTATTGAAGATATTGAACTTAGAACCGATGAAAATGGAAAATTCGACATAAATCAAATAGTCCTTGATTTTGTCAACAGAGTAATAGATGAATATTCTATGAATCCGGGCTATGATCAAGATTTACAATTTGCTTTTAATTTAAATCTTAGAATGTCATATTTTGTTCTAGATACAATAAAACTATACAATCTGGAAAGAAATATACAAAAAGCATTTGTATTTTAG
- a CDS encoding helix-turn-helix domain-containing protein, whose amino-acid sequence MIDKDLSRLSENEKKVYEVIVLKPMSIDEISQVVNMPISLLMSVITMLELKGIATEIDNKWNIVF is encoded by the coding sequence ATGATAGACAAAGATCTCTCAAGACTTAGTGAGAATGAAAAAAAGGTATACGAAGTTATTGTTCTTAAACCTATGAGCATTGATGAAATCAGTCAAGTTGTGAATATGCCTATAAGTCTATTGATGAGTGTAATTACGATGTTGGAATTAAAAGGGATAGCAACCGAAATAGATAATAAATGGAATATAGTATTTTGA
- the ruvB gene encoding Holliday junction branch migration DNA helicase RuvB, with protein sequence MDKNERIIGGSGIREDEEIETTLRPRWMSDYIGQDKAKNKLNIFIKAAKQRREPIDHILLHGPPGLGKTTLAGIIANEMGVNIKITSGPAIERPSDLASILTNLTTGDVLFIDEIHRINRSVEEVLYPAMEDFALDIIVGKGPSARSLRIDLDHFTLIGATTRAGQLSSPLRDRFGVLLNLEIYNEDSLKTIVKRSAGILDVPIDDFGASEIAKRSRGTPRIANRLLKRVRDYSEVMGDGHVNQEMSKEGLDILEIDELGLDHTDIRIIKTIIENFGGGPVGIDTIAASTGEESITIEDVYEPYLLQIGFLTRTPRGRVLTKKAYEHLGYRYMEK encoded by the coding sequence ATGGATAAAAATGAAAGAATAATCGGAGGTTCAGGGATTAGAGAAGATGAGGAGATAGAAACTACCCTTAGACCCAGATGGATGTCCGATTATATCGGTCAAGATAAGGCAAAAAATAAACTTAATATATTTATAAAGGCAGCTAAGCAAAGACGAGAACCAATTGACCATATACTATTGCATGGTCCCCCGGGACTGGGGAAAACAACTCTTGCCGGAATTATTGCAAATGAGATGGGAGTAAATATAAAGATTACTTCAGGTCCAGCAATAGAAAGGCCTAGTGATCTTGCCAGCATACTTACCAATTTGACAACTGGAGATGTACTTTTTATAGATGAAATTCACAGGATTAATCGAAGTGTTGAAGAAGTCTTGTATCCCGCTATGGAGGACTTTGCACTTGATATAATAGTAGGCAAGGGGCCTAGTGCAAGAAGCCTTAGAATTGATTTAGATCATTTTACGCTAATTGGTGCCACTACCAGAGCAGGACAACTTTCTTCACCTTTGAGGGACAGATTTGGAGTGCTATTGAATCTTGAAATCTACAATGAAGACAGTCTTAAGACCATTGTCAAGAGAAGTGCAGGGATTCTCGACGTACCGATTGACGATTTCGGAGCTTCTGAAATAGCTAAAAGGTCTAGAGGAACTCCTAGAATTGCCAATAGACTTTTGAAGAGAGTTAGGGATTATTCTGAAGTTATGGGTGATGGTCATGTCAATCAGGAAATGAGTAAAGAAGGTTTGGATATTTTAGAAATCGATGAGCTTGGACTGGACCATACAGATATCAGAATAATTAAGACGATAATCGAGAATTTTGGCGGTGGCCCTGTCGGTATAGATACAATTGCTGCGTCAACAGGCGAGGAGAGTATAACGATAGAAGATGTATATGAACCTTATTTATTGCAAATCGGTTTTTTGACCAGGACACCGAGAGGAAGAGTTTTAACCAAAAAAGCCTATGAGCATTTGGGTTATAGATATATGGAGAAATAA
- a CDS encoding ribonuclease HII, protein MEYCIEDDIVERLVCGIDEVGRGCLAGPVVAAAVIMPGDNRIVDVNDSKKISKKKRERLDAEIRKSALAYGIGIVDEKTIDNINIKQATRVAMKMALENLVLDYRLNPEIVLIDLEEIDTSFPQRALIRGDSISYNIACASILAKVYRDSLFIDFSKQYPGYSFETNMGYGTAAHIKGIDEFGITPIHRMSFLEKILKRMD, encoded by the coding sequence ATGGAATATTGTATTGAGGATGATATAGTAGAAAGACTTGTTTGCGGCATTGATGAAGTTGGAAGGGGCTGTTTGGCAGGTCCTGTCGTTGCAGCTGCCGTTATTATGCCCGGTGACAATAGAATAGTCGATGTCAATGATTCGAAAAAAATATCTAAAAAAAAGAGAGAAAGATTAGATGCTGAGATCCGCAAATCGGCACTCGCTTACGGAATTGGCATAGTTGATGAAAAAACAATTGACAACATTAATATTAAACAGGCAACCAGGGTTGCTATGAAAATGGCTCTGGAAAATTTAGTGTTGGATTATAGATTAAATCCTGAAATAGTACTGATTGATTTGGAAGAAATAGACACTTCATTTCCACAAAGGGCTTTAATTAGAGGAGATTCTATCAGTTATAATATTGCCTGTGCTTCGATTTTAGCAAAGGTATATAGAGACTCGTTATTTATAGATTTTAGCAAGCAATATCCAGGATATTCATTTGAAACGAATATGGGTTACGGAACAGCAGCGCATATTAAAGGAATAGACGAATTTGGAATTACACCAATACACAGGATGAGTTTTCTTGAAAAGATTCTAAAGAGGATGGACTGA
- a CDS encoding YifB family Mg chelatase-like AAA ATPase: MYSKLTTCVLMGLDGYDIEVEADIAKGLANFTIVGLPDTSIKESKERVRSAIVNSGHRFPLGRITINLVPATLKKEGSQLDLAIAIAVLDAIGVIIPEIKKELIFIGELSLDGRLMPIEGALPMIIAMRERGYRDFIIPRDNARECSLVEDVNLYPADSLNQIVDHLNGEKLLEVHISDLNFDSKEIVYDLDFSDIKGQEDLKRALEVAAAGGHNVLIIGPPGAGKTMAAKRLPTILPSLSFEESIECTKIYSISGLLGEVGLVEQRPFRAPHHTASAVSLIGGGRIPKPGEVSLAHNGVLFLDELPEFSKHVLEVLRQPMEDGIVTVSRANATLTYPSNFMLIGSMNPCPCGNHGNPLVECTCTNQMISKYLNKISGPLLDRFDIHIEVSPVQFSELSDRANGESSDEIRQRVNRARDIQIKRYKDEKIINNDRLSSRQIKKYIKLSPNVEKIVSMAFDKYNFSARSFTKILKISRTIADLDSSEDITETHILEAIRYRSLDNKYWG, from the coding sequence ATGTATTCAAAATTAACTACATGTGTTCTTATGGGACTTGATGGATATGATATAGAAGTTGAAGCTGATATCGCAAAGGGGTTGGCTAATTTTACAATAGTCGGTTTACCTGACACTTCGATTAAGGAATCAAAGGAAAGGGTAAGATCGGCAATAGTTAATTCAGGACATAGATTTCCACTGGGAAGGATCACAATAAATCTGGTACCGGCTACTCTAAAGAAAGAAGGATCTCAACTTGATCTTGCAATCGCTATTGCAGTTCTGGATGCTATAGGAGTAATAATTCCGGAGATTAAAAAGGAATTAATTTTTATTGGAGAATTGTCACTTGATGGACGTTTAATGCCTATAGAAGGTGCATTGCCAATGATTATAGCGATGCGAGAAAGGGGGTATAGGGATTTTATAATTCCAAGAGACAATGCGAGAGAATGTTCTCTAGTAGAGGATGTAAATCTATATCCTGCAGACAGTTTAAATCAAATTGTAGATCATCTAAATGGGGAAAAGTTATTGGAGGTACATATTTCCGACTTAAACTTTGATTCAAAAGAGATAGTTTATGATTTGGATTTTAGTGATATTAAGGGTCAAGAGGACTTAAAAAGAGCACTTGAAGTAGCAGCTGCGGGAGGGCATAATGTTTTAATAATCGGACCCCCCGGTGCAGGTAAAACTATGGCGGCAAAGAGATTACCGACCATACTGCCATCCTTAAGTTTTGAAGAGTCTATAGAATGTACTAAAATTTACTCCATAAGCGGATTACTTGGAGAAGTTGGACTTGTGGAACAAAGACCGTTTAGAGCACCACATCATACTGCATCAGCTGTATCTTTGATAGGTGGTGGAAGGATACCGAAACCGGGAGAAGTGAGTTTGGCACATAATGGAGTACTTTTTCTGGATGAGTTACCGGAATTCAGTAAGCATGTACTTGAAGTATTAAGACAACCTATGGAGGATGGAATTGTAACTGTATCAAGAGCAAATGCGACTCTAACCTATCCTTCCAATTTTATGCTGATAGGATCGATGAATCCATGCCCATGTGGAAACCATGGAAATCCACTGGTTGAATGTACATGTACAAATCAGATGATATCGAAGTACTTAAATAAAATAAGCGGACCGTTACTGGATAGATTTGATATACATATTGAAGTATCTCCCGTTCAGTTTTCAGAACTTTCCGACAGGGCAAATGGAGAGAGTTCAGATGAAATTAGACAAAGGGTCAATAGAGCGAGAGATATACAAATAAAAAGGTATAAAGATGAAAAGATAATTAATAACGACAGACTAAGTTCCAGACAAATAAAAAAATATATTAAGCTATCACCAAATGTTGAAAAAATAGTTTCTATGGCTTTTGATAAGTATAATTTCTCAGCGAGAAGTTTTACCAAGATACTAAAAATATCCAGAACTATAGCTGATCTGGATTCTTCTGAGGATATAACAGAAACACATATCTTGGAGGCTATACGTTATCGGAGTCTAGACAATAAGTATTGGGGGTAA
- the ylqF gene encoding ribosome biogenesis GTPase YlqF, whose translation MNINWYPGHMKVTIDKLKESLRLVDIIVEIIDARIPLSSRNPKLDSLIGDKPRIIILNKADLADPNENANWKKYFESKGYGVLIVDALKNKGLEKLKQVSELQLTEKRARDGRRNIIDETIKMMIVGIPNVGKSTIINTLTGRRGAKVGNKPGVTRSNQWIKSRDGLELLDTPGVLWPKFEDKRVGLNLAYTGAIEDTILDTEEIALKLIERINSINPKLLKDRYKIETDGLSPLEIMEEIARKRGALLRGGLLDYTKVSMIILTEFRSAMIGRITLERVSDGILY comes from the coding sequence ATGAATATTAACTGGTATCCGGGACATATGAAAGTAACTATCGATAAACTTAAAGAATCGCTTAGACTCGTAGATATTATTGTAGAGATTATCGATGCAAGAATACCGCTAAGCAGTAGGAATCCTAAGTTAGATAGTTTAATTGGCGATAAGCCCCGAATAATAATATTAAATAAAGCGGATCTGGCAGATCCCAATGAAAATGCTAACTGGAAAAAGTACTTTGAATCCAAAGGATACGGGGTTCTAATCGTAGATGCACTTAAAAATAAGGGGCTTGAAAAATTAAAACAAGTTTCAGAACTTCAACTAACAGAAAAAAGAGCAAGAGACGGAAGACGAAATATTATAGACGAGACTATAAAAATGATGATCGTAGGAATACCAAATGTCGGTAAATCAACGATTATCAATACACTAACCGGTAGACGTGGAGCAAAGGTGGGAAATAAACCGGGTGTTACAAGATCAAATCAATGGATTAAATCCAGAGACGGACTTGAATTGCTCGATACTCCGGGAGTACTGTGGCCAAAATTTGAAGATAAAAGAGTGGGACTAAACCTGGCTTATACAGGTGCAATTGAGGATACAATACTGGATACGGAGGAGATCGCTCTTAAGCTAATAGAAAGGATTAACTCGATTAATCCAAAGCTATTAAAAGACAGATACAAGATTGAAACCGACGGCTTGAGTCCTTTGGAAATCATGGAAGAAATCGCAAGGAAAAGAGGTGCACTTTTAAGAGGTGGACTATTAGACTATACCAAGGTGTCTATGATAATTTTAACTGAGTTTAGAAGCGCAATGATTGGAAGAATAACACTTGAGAGGGTTAGCGATGGAATATTGTATTGA
- the topA gene encoding type I DNA topoisomerase: MADNLVIVESPTKAKTISKMLGSRYKVVATVGHLRDLPKSKIGVDIENNFEPQYINVRGRAPKINELKKQAKAAKKVYLATDPDREGEAISWHLAYLLGLDIEEANRVEFKEITKDFVKHSIKNPRKIDMQLVNAQQARRVLDRIVGYKLSPILWKKIKNGLSAGRVQSVALKLICDREEEIRNFVPEEYWSIEALFNKSNIDFKSAYYGELVDGKEKRTNRITDSKSAEAIIKGLDANKFEIFDIEKKSRRKNPFMPFTTSTLQQEANKRLNFSTSKTMSVAQQLYEGVDIGKEGTVGLISYMRTDSTRLSSAIVGEAKNYIVSNYGEKYSNGGRTFEKKKAGSQDAHEAVRPSSIYRDPKSLKKYLSKDQIALYEMIWNRTVASQMKQAIYEVTTVKFNSNDRLFRTSGNIMKFDGFMKIWTTAEKQSELPEFKIGEVLKPKKIEKNQHFTKSKARYTEASLVKALEEDGIGRPSTYSSIIKNLLSRAYVELENKQFVPTQIGENVNSLLAKHFSEIVNEEFTAKMERGLDDIVDEKTDWKKLISDFYSGFEVLLDKAIKDSGDYKIEDVVLDEKCPECGKNLVEKTGRNGKFIGCSGFPECKYTKSIIIGTGVECPKCGHEIVEKISKRGKLFYGCSNYPSCDYASWNKPTGERCPKCNDLLTRKKNRYGDFIVCNNENCDFEKPNK; encoded by the coding sequence TTGGCAGATAATTTAGTAATAGTAGAGTCGCCGACAAAAGCAAAGACCATAAGTAAAATGTTGGGATCCAGGTACAAAGTCGTTGCAACTGTCGGACATTTGAGGGATTTACCTAAAAGCAAAATAGGTGTTGATATTGAGAATAATTTTGAACCTCAGTATATAAATGTTAGAGGTAGAGCGCCCAAGATAAATGAGTTAAAAAAACAAGCAAAAGCTGCAAAAAAAGTTTATCTTGCAACCGACCCCGATAGAGAAGGAGAAGCTATATCATGGCATCTAGCGTATTTGTTGGGTTTGGATATAGAAGAGGCTAATAGAGTTGAATTTAAGGAGATTACCAAGGACTTCGTAAAGCATTCAATAAAGAATCCAAGAAAAATCGATATGCAGTTGGTTAATGCTCAGCAAGCCAGAAGGGTTCTGGATAGAATCGTAGGATATAAATTGTCACCGATTCTCTGGAAGAAGATTAAGAACGGACTATCAGCAGGTAGGGTTCAATCAGTAGCATTAAAATTAATCTGTGATAGAGAAGAAGAGATACGAAACTTTGTACCGGAAGAGTACTGGAGTATTGAAGCTCTTTTTAATAAATCAAATATAGATTTCAAGTCAGCTTACTATGGTGAGTTGGTGGATGGAAAAGAAAAGAGAACAAATAGAATCACGGATTCCAAAAGTGCTGAAGCCATCATAAAAGGACTTGATGCAAACAAGTTTGAAATATTTGATATTGAGAAAAAAAGCAGAAGGAAGAATCCCTTTATGCCATTTACCACAAGTACACTACAGCAGGAGGCAAATAAAAGATTAAACTTTTCCACTTCCAAGACTATGAGTGTTGCACAACAGCTTTATGAAGGTGTGGACATAGGTAAGGAAGGAACAGTGGGTTTAATTTCGTATATGAGAACGGATTCAACGAGGCTTTCTTCTGCAATAGTCGGTGAAGCAAAGAATTACATCGTTAGTAATTATGGTGAAAAATACTCAAATGGCGGCAGAACCTTCGAGAAAAAGAAAGCCGGTTCTCAAGATGCTCACGAAGCTGTTCGTCCAAGTTCAATATACAGAGATCCAAAATCATTAAAGAAATACCTTTCAAAAGATCAGATCGCTCTTTATGAGATGATTTGGAATAGAACTGTTGCATCGCAGATGAAGCAAGCTATTTATGAAGTTACTACGGTCAAATTCAACTCAAACGACAGATTATTTAGAACCAGTGGAAATATAATGAAGTTTGACGGGTTTATGAAGATTTGGACAACTGCTGAAAAACAGTCTGAATTACCGGAGTTTAAAATCGGTGAAGTATTAAAACCCAAAAAAATTGAGAAAAACCAGCATTTTACTAAATCGAAAGCAAGATATACCGAAGCTTCATTAGTTAAAGCACTTGAAGAAGATGGAATAGGCAGACCGAGCACATACTCGTCGATAATAAAAAACCTTCTGTCCAGGGCTTATGTGGAATTGGAGAATAAACAATTTGTACCCACCCAGATTGGAGAAAATGTCAACAGCCTTTTAGCTAAACATTTCTCAGAGATAGTAAATGAAGAATTTACTGCCAAGATGGAAAGAGGACTGGATGATATTGTCGATGAGAAAACAGATTGGAAAAAACTTATATCAGATTTTTATTCAGGATTCGAAGTACTCTTGGATAAGGCCATTAAGGATTCAGGAGACTATAAGATAGAAGATGTCGTGCTGGATGAAAAATGTCCGGAATGCGGTAAAAATCTAGTCGAAAAAACGGGACGAAATGGAAAATTCATTGGATGTTCAGGCTTTCCTGAATGTAAATACACAAAATCCATAATAATCGGAACTGGTGTGGAATGTCCAAAATGTGGTCATGAAATAGTAGAGAAGATTTCCAAGAGAGGTAAATTGTTCTATGGATGCAGCAATTATCCATCTTGTGATTACGCTTCTTGGAATAAACCGACCGGCGAAAGATGTCCTAAGTGTAATGATTTATTGACTAGAAAGAAAAATAGATATGGTGATTTCATAGTTTGTAATAACGAAAATTGTGATTTCGAAAAACCTAATAAGTAG
- a CDS encoding YraN family protein, which yields MSLDIGKRGEDLAVEYLTKKGMLIIDRNYRIPMGEIDIIAVEGDILVFIEVKTRSSDAFGAPSEFVSPDQRRRIICTAEIYMKTKNLTDMQPRFDVCEIYSNSGDINYLDNAFPYV from the coding sequence ATGAGTTTAGATATCGGTAAGAGGGGCGAAGATCTTGCAGTTGAATATCTGACGAAAAAAGGAATGTTAATAATAGACAGGAATTACAGGATACCTATGGGTGAGATTGATATTATTGCCGTCGAAGGTGATATACTCGTATTTATCGAAGTAAAGACCAGGTCATCGGATGCATTTGGAGCTCCTTCAGAGTTTGTCAGTCCCGACCAAAGAAGAAGGATAATTTGCACAGCAGAGATATACATGAAGACAAAGAATTTAACGGATATGCAGCCAAGATTTGATGTTTGTGAGATATATTCTAACTCAGGTGATATTAATTATCTTGATAATGCATTTCCTTATGTTTAA
- the rplS gene encoding 50S ribosomal protein L19, with protein sequence MDIIRQIEDAQLREDKLDFNTGDTVRVHYRIKEGTRERIQTFEGTVLKKQGTNSRATFTVRRISYGVGVERTFPIHSPRIEKLDILRRGKVRRAKLNYLRERQGKAAKVKEKKAY encoded by the coding sequence ATGGATATTATAAGACAAATTGAAGATGCTCAACTTAGAGAAGATAAACTGGATTTCAATACCGGAGATACTGTTAGAGTACACTACAGAATCAAAGAAGGTACAAGAGAGAGAATCCAGACATTTGAAGGTACCGTACTTAAAAAACAAGGTACAAACTCTAGAGCTACTTTTACAGTAAGAAGAATATCATATGGTGTTGGAGTAGAAAGAACATTCCCAATCCACTCACCTAGAATTGAAAAATTAGATATCTTAAGACGTGGTAAAGTAAGAAGAGCTAAGTTAAATTACCTAAGAGAAAGACAAGGTAAGGCAGCTAAAGTTAAAGAAAAGAAAGCATATTAA
- the dprA gene encoding DNA-processing protein DprA: protein MSKGESLLYLNAIGLNHDELKYITQKFEDPFKIIDDVKNLNEEIRIESKIKEKIIQESKLFDLDRYVNYMHSNDISYTTIYDKEYPEILRCIDDSPKLLYIKGCLEDKRPGLAVVGSRKCTDYGKWAAEKLVSDLSDYGVNIISGLALGIDKIAHTTAIKSGLKTIAVLGCGVDMVYPASNKGVYNDIINGNGAIISEFRLETPPLPYHFPLRNRIISGLALGLIIIEAKEKSGTLITANYAATQGKEVFSLPGNINSIYSKGTNALIRDGAKIITDVMDIVDELPELPRNT from the coding sequence ATGTCAAAGGGTGAATCATTACTTTATTTAAATGCCATTGGTTTAAATCATGACGAGTTAAAATATATAACTCAAAAATTTGAAGATCCTTTTAAAATTATTGATGATGTAAAAAATCTCAATGAGGAAATTCGAATTGAGTCAAAAATTAAAGAAAAAATAATTCAAGAATCAAAATTATTTGATTTGGATAGATATGTAAATTACATGCATTCAAATGATATTTCGTACACGACAATCTATGATAAAGAATATCCGGAAATACTTAGGTGTATTGACGACAGTCCAAAGCTGTTGTATATTAAAGGTTGTCTTGAAGACAAAAGACCGGGGCTGGCAGTTGTAGGTTCGAGAAAGTGTACCGATTACGGTAAATGGGCTGCTGAAAAGCTCGTATCGGATCTTAGTGATTACGGAGTTAATATAATTTCGGGGCTGGCTTTAGGTATCGATAAAATAGCACATACCACTGCAATAAAGTCAGGATTGAAGACGATAGCTGTACTTGGCTGTGGTGTAGATATGGTGTACCCTGCATCCAATAAAGGGGTTTATAATGATATAATAAATGGAAATGGTGCAATTATTTCTGAATTCAGACTTGAGACACCGCCACTGCCTTATCACTTTCCATTGAGGAACAGAATAATATCAGGTTTAGCTCTAGGTTTGATTATAATTGAAGCCAAAGAGAAATCAGGCACCTTAATAACTGCAAACTATGCAGCTACTCAAGGGAAAGAAGTCTTTAGCTTGCCCGGAAATATCAACAGTATTTACAGCAAGGGCACAAATGCTTTAATTAGAGACGGTGCAAAAATAATTACCGATGTAATGGATATTGTAGACGAGCTTCCTGAGCTTCCAAGAAATACGTGA